From the Musa acuminata AAA Group cultivar baxijiao chromosome BXJ3-1, Cavendish_Baxijiao_AAA, whole genome shotgun sequence genome, the window GATATATAATACCATTCGAAGATTACGTATCTTTTCTCTCATCTTAATCATGTGAACTAGTCAATTACATATCTTCTCTCATCTTGTCTATGTCCATAATTCATCGATCATATTGATCATACGtaggatagaaaaaaaaaacagatgagTTTAATTTTCCTTACGGAtcgatattattataaatttcggATCCGAAGATAACATGAATGGATAGAGTATGTTGACTTGTTGATTTATTAGCGTATGAATTGCTAGGAGAATGTCTATGTGCTCATGACAGTGAACTCAACGAATATTTCAATGAATGGATAGAGTATGTTGACAGTGAACTCAACGAATATTTCAAAGAAGGTTTACGGAAGGCTTTAATAACACATCAAATTAAATCTCATTAGTCATAATAAAAAAGTTTTGAACCCATTTAATGGCACGAGTATTTCAAGGAAAAAATTAGATTAATGATACAATACGTAACGAAAAGTCAAAATCTTTTCCACCCAAAGTATCCAAACATGAAGTCCACCTATAAATCTACCTTTATGGCTTGAATTAAATGAGTGAGGAAACTAAAACCTTGAGGATTTATTGCTCCCACAGCCACATTTTGGACAGTTGAGCCACCCACTCTGCACAGGTGAGGAATCATTTATGAGCACTCACTTGATGACATTTTGCTTAGGGTGGCCACATGAAGAAGGCATGAACATGTGTCCTATCCAATGTTTCTTGTGGGTGAAGTAATTAAGTGTCCATCAATGCAACAGTGGCTGAGAATGAAGTGAGGGAAGGTATTTAAGATTCATGGACCACAAGAATAGAAGTCCACTTTAATTTGCCTGACCACCTTTTGTTTGAGCAGCACAAGTGCTTGGCTGCCATTCATAAATTGGCATGCATTAATTGGAGAGGCCCTACATGTAGCACATATGATAATACCCAGCCATAATTAATGAGCAATGCTTATTAGTTCATTTTCCTGAGGTTGGCAGTGACACTGAATCACTAGTCCATGCTGACCACTTTAATTACATTTGAATGAATTGTGTCCTCTTGGAGTGGAGTGTGGTTttcctttatttcttttttttttttttttttttttatgaacactCTACCTAGAAAGAATTAgcccaaaataaaagaaaaacaagaaaaagaattagCAATgaagattttagattttatatttaaaaacatCATGAACAAATTTGCTCTTTTTCTTCtccatgataaaaataataaatatgcaaaatatgtttttatttaagttaaaaatattttttttttgggaaaaatCTCTTTCTATTACATTGAGGTTATAACCATGAagcaataataatcaactaaaaatatataaatgcaaGTTTTTAAGGTTTATAGGAAATATATACATGGAtctttttttcataaaaaaatatatatttaattaaattaaaatatttaaaattttaattgtgATTTATAACAAAATCTTGATAAGTCTCTTTTTATTTATCCTTGTgacattaatattaattattttacatcCTCTAAATATAATATCTACACATACCCTTAGCATATATCTTTATGGTTTCAAATGATAACCAGCTcacatatttaattatttatgaatagaaatttcatttcatatattttttagctaatttttattaataatgataAAAGATTCAGTAGCCAAACCATTTATCCCATTGATGAGAAATTAAATAAGAAAATGAAGTCCATCAATTGATAACAGTAATAATATACCAAACAACAGTCTCTATTTATTAGTCTCATCAAAGCTGGAGAATATTAATTAATTCTCAAAAGAAATGGTATATAAATCACACAGGTGTCTGCGGATGGCTTTACCTGTTTCatcttcctctcttctcctctgcgcccgctcgctcgctctctctctctctcttctcgggGTCTTTGATGGCGACGGAGGTGAGCTCCTTGGCACGGATGCTGACGGGCTACGGGGAGGAAGGCGAGGGGCAGCGAGAGCAGGAGCTCGTCACGCGGGACTTGCTCGGCGGCGCCGCGGAGGTGGATCTCGACCTCCAGGTCCCGGCCGGGTGGGAGAGGCACCTCGATCTCTCGGTACGCGCTTCTTGCTCCAGCCCTAGTACACTTCGCTTCTTCCCGATCCGTCGTTTCTGCGGGTGTAGGCACCTCCGAAACAGGATCTGTTTTCATTTGGTATCGGGATAGGGACACGATTGGCCGGGATTCAGAAACCAAGGAGAATCACGTTCCTTTTGACCCCAATTCTCAATGATCTTTGTTGCTCGATAAAGGAGCCATCTTTCATGGCGAAGGCCTTTTTCTCTGATGAGAAAGAAGCCAAATTTTGGTCATTTTTTCTGCTGAAACGAGTGGGTTTTTGGTCAATTCTCGCTCTAATTCGACCGGGTATAATTCGATTGCTATGGCTTCAGACGGGGAAGACGTACATCCAGAAGCGCGAGTCGGAACCCGCTCCCCGCCTTCTCCACGACCTTAACCTTCCGCCACCGTCGCCCTCTGTCGGCCAGAAACTGGAGTACCAGAGCGTCTGCACCCTGGAGAAGGTCAAGTCCGCCCTGGAGCGTGAGTCGCGCCTCCTCCCCCGGCCCGACGCTTCCCCTTCTccgcccccctcctcctcctccgcctcctcctccgcctccttccTGTCCAGGCGGTGGACGGTCGAGCAAGCCCAGGACGGCGTCGCGTCGACGGGCCCGGCGACGATGATGGCGATGGCGGTGGCTGTGTGCCCCGCGTGCCTCCTCTACGTGCTCGTCTCGGAGGTGGACCCCCGGTGCCCGAGGTGTGCGGCGCACGTGCGGGTCAACGTTCCCCACAAGAAGCCATGGATTGACCTCAACTTCTCCCTTCACGCTGATAACTGTGATTTGTATTAGAGAGAATTAATTACATATAGTGAAGAAAATTAACACCAAAAAACCAAAGACCTATACATTCCCTTCCCTTTTCattgtcaaaattatttttgagtTCAtgataaaaagattttttttccctataaaaaaatattaaaacatataatttttatttattaaagtgAACTTATTAATGCATAAAAATATATTGAGGTGTCACTTTTATCTctgcaaaaaattattttttatgaattttattattatattttcatcaatatcaataactaaaaaataatttcataaacgtTTAGAAAAATTGGAAGGTGAGTCCTTTGTGCCAATGAATTCAATGCTTTGACCGTTGACTATTCTTCGAGTCGAGTGAGTCTTTTGTGCCAATTAATGTTGTCGAAGAAGAGTTCAAAGCCCAAAAGGGATTTGTGATTCACGAGTTTGcccataaatttaatttaattggcCATACAACGAGCAATCAAAACGTAGAAGAACAGAGCATGACCAATTAAGGTTACAGTTGTCCATCAATTCCTTATTCTTATTACTTGTATATATATTCGATCAACTTTATTACTGATTTAATGTTCATTGACTAGTCGTCTTCAACATCAACACGCAATGACGTAGAACTTGATGGCAATTAGTATTTGAGTGCCGTAAACATGAAAAATGCATAAACATTAAGACTCGATCACAAAGCTATATCATCAAGTCAGTCCTTTAATATCTGTGTGTTGTATTTATGTAACCCATAAAGACAGCAACATGTACCTAAACCCATGGCGTATGATGGCCAATTCAATGatgccaaatgtcttgacccggcACCATAATGACATGGATTCTTTTGTTGTGTCATCCTGACAAGAACAAGAGTGCCAAACATGTGGCAGTGGCGCTGTATCCCCCTCGCAGATCGGATCTTGTTATTTCACTTGGAGACTAAatcatatgatatattttttcgtTTGTTAGTCTTCGAGATGATTCATATGATTTTTGTACAAATTTTAATTCTCTCATTCTTGctacaataataaaataaaatattcttgaaaaataaaaaaaaaagtaccaaatgaattatatattaaaatataaattatgatcatatattatatgtattatatataagttatatatacaataatattaataagcaattaaaatgaTCTGTgttcacctatatatatatatatatatatatatatatatatatatatatatataacataaatatACTAATTTCATTATCATTGTAATTTATTGTCATATGTTATAGCAGATATTTAtgcaaaatataattatttagttTTGCTCCTACTTGAAAAGGAAATGAAATAACCAGACCCATATAACTTGCCCCTAAAAGCAATAATTTCTCTCTATATAATATACTTGTAATGAACTTGAGATACATGTATATGGTAATGGAAGTAGGAGAGAGATCATAAGCAATAGCTTTGAATTAATAATCATAAAATCTACACTCAATAGATTTCATTCATATAGGTTTTGTATTCAAACTTGCTCTGCTTTCCCCAAGTAAGGTCTATTATGTCCAGAAGAAACCTAAAAGAAATAGTTACGAAGtccttgttgggaaaaaacctgttaaagtagaatattttttttcctctttatatatcaaaatgggttcatcatcaaaataccaacttgatatccaaataaaaatatcaaccagtacagtataaataatagaataaataattaatcacacagtgagactaaatctttttaatgtgaaaaacccaatgtgggaaaaaccacaggaccgtagtccacctcaaactttcactatcaatagcaATGATAACaaatttacaataggtcttctctagaataactagaggatcgcaattacatcaagatcatagatcttgactcaagaatagcatatcttcatcacatatggTGGATCTCCTCATAAAAGAATTCTAAGTCTGACAAAGTGGATTAGCAGAAAAGTactttagagagggtaaactgtagatcaacactgttaagattgtaaagtttgctgcaaggattctccacataaaatttgggccaaaactgacaacgtttggccactcctcttttctctgcacgtcgCCGCACACGTTCACTGTGCATGCACGCTGCACGTTGCACCCTTGCTGTGTCCGCACGCTGCACACGTCACAACCCTATCTCTctgtctttttaatttctttgatttgggctcaaacgacCCAATTTGTCTAAGCCCACaggttggacccaacaattctccccctccaactcatatggtgggctgtaccaagcccgctcttcgcctacatgcttcaagcttctccttaggcaaagactttgttaacatatctgaaccattatcattagtATGTGCTTttttcaactgtaattctttcatctcaacgatatcacgaatccagtgatatctcacatcaatatgcttggatctagaatgatatgttgaattcttatagaggtgaatgacactctaactgtcacagtaaacagtatatcatttctgtttcaagcccaattcttatagaaactttttcatccataaagcttccttacaggcttcagtgattgctatgtattctgcttctgtggctgatagagcaacacacttctgtaacttagactgccaagagactgctcctcctgcaaacgtCATCaaaaatcccgaagtggacttcctggaatcagtatcacctgccatgtctgcatctgtgtacccttctaacacaggttcatcattaccaaaacataaacataacctggaagtacctcttagatatcttaatatccatttcactactgcccaatgttcctttctaggattagagagaaatcggttgataactccaattgcatgagctatatctggtctaatacaaaccatagcatacatcaaactgccaactgcagatgagtaaggcactctggatatttcttctttttctttctcacttgtagaacattgtttcgaactaagcttgaaatgacctgcaagtggagaacaaattgctttggctttactcatattgaatctttcaagaaccttttcaatgtaagtctcctaagatagcaaaatcttccttttcttcctatcacgaagaatcttcatgtcaagtatttgtttcatcaatcccaagtctttcatggcaaaagacttacttagctctcttttaagctttccaatttttccaacatcatggctaacaatcaacatatcatcaacatatcatcaacatatagcagtaaaataataaaatcatcatctgaaaattttttcataaacacacaatgatcagatgtggttctatcatacccttggctcatcataaaggaatcaaacttcttataccactgtctacgTGCTTGTTTGAGTCTATATAAGCTTttcataagcttacacaccatgttttattttcctttgactttgaaaccttctggttgctccatgtaaattttttcttctaagtcaccatgaataaATACTGTTTTTACataaagttgctcaacttctaaattcaagcgagcagctaaaccaagaacaactcagatagaagatatttttacaactggagaaaatatttcttcaaagtcaatagctttcttctgactgaatcctttcacaactagtcgtgccttgtatctttgttgtgagctattattttcagtctttaatttataaactcatttattcttgagagctttcttctctttaggcaattttaccaagtcataggtgtggttctcaagcaaagaTCTCATCTATTCTtgtatggctttaacccactcattcttattctcatgtagaatagcttcttggtaagtttctggctctcccccgtcaataagcataacatactcatgtggagggtatttggtagatggttgtcgctctctagtggatcttctcaatggaatcttaaCTTGTTtaattggttcagcatcatcaactgtaagtgtatcatcactggtattctcaccataatcttcttgttcatctcccccatgatcatcatgaactataggtgaatgAATTAgatccaaactccaaggaatataaatagaggtttctaacttctcaatattatcaccatcatcaaacaattggtcttcaagaaatacaacatctctggttctaataatcttcttattcactatatcccataatctgtacacaAACTCtttatgaccatatcccaagaagatacatgcttttgttttactatcaagcttggacctctcatctttgggaatatgaacaaatgctttacacccaaagactcttaagtgattataaaatatatcttttcctctccatactctctttggaacatcacctttcagaggaactgatggagaaagatttatcagatcaattgtagttctcatagcctccccccaaaatgactttggtaatttggcgtgggaaagcatacacataatattttcttcaatggttctgtttatcttttctgccacaccgttctgttgagaagttttaggaactattttctcaagcctgataccatgaagcatgcaataattctcaaaaggacccatgtactcaccaccattatctgatcgaatacactttagttttctgccagtttctctttcaacattgacataaaactccttgaaaacatcgagtacctagtctttagattttaaagcaaaagcccacacttttctagaatggtcatcaataaaagtaacaaaataaagagcacctccaagagttctagtttgcatagtacaaatatcagtatgaactaaatcaataacatttgatcttctagatgatggatatgtatgaaatgcaactctatgtgtttttccaactaagcaatgatcacaagatttaagagatgtaccttgcaactctagtaagaattgctttctagcgagagtttgaagtcccttctcgctgatatgtccaagcctcttatgccaaagatctatacttttacctttttgaattgcattaatctttcctttgtatagcttagcttccatgacataaaaagagttaagtttctttcctcttgtcacaattagagaacctttagtgagtttccatttactttcaccaaaataatgtgcaaagccctcatcatcaagtctacatgtatatatcaagttaagacgaatatctggaatatgccttacatctttgagtatcaatttgctcccaatactggtctccaagcaaatatctccaatacctatAATCTTAGATATACCACTGTTTcctattctaacattaccaaaatcaccagcagtgtaagatctaaaaagatcaccatgagaagtaacatgaaatgaagcaccagagtcaattacccaattactgtcctgagctacaagactaacataaCCTTCATCATAGACAAtattgatattaccttcagcagcaactgtattggtctctttctcatttttctttatttcattctgttctcgcttccaaaacataCACTCGTTACAGTGAAAATGTTTGATatatcttctagacttggatcttcctctataaccatgtggaattCTGTTATgatttcttccacgtctttcttgtttttcagtaacaaatgtcccagaagaagattcaccctgttcttttcttttggcatcttcatttagcaaactgtctttaactatatctatagttagagtcccctctaatgtagagttataaattgtcaccacatatatttcccaactttctagtaaagaattGAGAAatagtaatccttgcatctcattatctatattcattttcatagcaaccagcttgtttgtaagactttgaaataggcttatatgctcaacaatattaccacaatctttatacttcaaatttacaagccttttgaggagagaaattctatttcccatcgtctttttcacaaagagattttctaacctttgccaaacaacatcagctctggtttcatctgaaatatgctcatgcaagtttatatccatccatcttctaatataggcaatagcttttctatgttgaacttcccattcttcatcgtccatagtagaaggtttatctttaaccttgataggcttatataaatctttgcaatatagcaaatcttccatcagacgcctccaagtggaataatttgatgagttcaatttaatcataccatctgattgctccatttcaatcacacaagaaaaactagcaccaaataacctgttgctctgataccatttgttgggaaaaaacttgttaaagcggaatattcttttccctctttatgtatcaaaatgggttctgataggggtaaaaacaaaaAGGGCGCAACATACCAGATTTGACATAACACCACCCGCTGTCAGCCTCGACCGGACGGCACACTGCCCCAACAGACGAACATTAATGTCAGCGTGACGCGCACCCTCGCTAGCCATACCCAGACCACGCATGCTCGgacgaggcaggggaaggcgtcgaccaaggctcgccataccctgcggcgACTCGACTCGAccgtccacgcaacgcccacttcGACAACGGACGGGGTCAGGTGCACGGCCCTGCCCCGGCAAGATGGCGTGTCAAGTAACATCGAACTCGCCTATAAGTACCCTCGGGCTTCAAGCGGGCAAGGTAAGCAGACAAGCACGCGATTTTCCCCAAAAACTCCCCTCTACACCACTAACTTgaccgttggaggggtcgggccgaaccacCGACCCGACCTTAGTGCAGGTACTCGGTTGAAGCCGACCCAACCCGGCGACGCGGAGCATCCCAGCCTTATTCCCCGTGATCGGCCGCCCCGAGATCCCGAGTCTTGCAGTCTCTCCTGATCCTAGtcgttcggacccctgaaccagccgcgtcgacccccagGTCacagctaaaaaagttacttacggtaacagattggcgctagaaggagggcctccgAATGTCAAACGATCAGCAAATCCACTTTGGTGAGCCCCCAGCCGTTGGGCTCCCCACCccgggggaacaccccccgcACAATGAAGCCTGCGACGAACGCCCCGCAGCGGCGTCAAAACGTTACTGGCGATTGTTCAATGACCCAGGTTTGTCACCTCCCGACGGCGCCCCCACCGACCCGTCGCCAGTATCTccagaggcctttcacgacctcactCACTGAGTCCGAGCCCTGACGAGCAtggtgcagaccatcatcccgattATCTCACAGCGAACCCCTCCGTGCGTGGCTCACCCTTCACAGCAACAGGAAACCCTCGTCCGAGCTCACATGCCCCTCTCCGGGCTCCCTGGCTCACCCCAGAACCCGATGGCTCGGCCCGAGAGCCGGGAGGCGGAAGATACGGCGAGCCGCCCCGAGCGCGAGGCTCCGTCCGCCAATTCTACAAATGCCCTACGAGCCCagctgcgcctcgtcagtcaaagactTGACGAAGTACAACAAGAGGTCCGTAAGTCCAAGGGAGACCACGGAGTGGACAGACAGCAAGGatccccgttcacccccgagatccAAGATCAGGCGATCCCGTCACACTTCCGCCTGCCCTCGTTGGACGCATATGACGGCGccgctgacccagcggaccacgtggccacctttcgcgcccaaatggcgctatacgggacctccgacgctttgatgtgcagggcgttcccgacaaccCTACGGGGTCCGGCCCGCGCGTGGTACAGCGGTCTGAAGGccgggaccatcgcctccttTGACCAACTCGCCAGAGACTTCGAGCTCAGTTTCCTGGCTTACACTCGACCGAAACCATCCGTGGCAttactcctcgggctcaaccagagggaggacgagcccctctcccattttgtgaaccgctttacgACTCAAATTCGCGGACTatcggacgctcacccctctctactgatgcaggcattcatgacaggcctaCGGCCTTCCCggttcttctggtctctcgtggagTGACCCCCTGCCGCGGTTCCCGAAATGATTCAGCGTGCTGGCCAGTTCATCGCCGCGGAGACATGGATGGCCGGGAAGCGGGAAGAACACAAAAAAGTCAAGACGAAGCCGCCCCGACAACAACAGCCCTCCGCCTCCCGTCGCAGGTTGGATAGATCCGACCCGAGGTCTCCTCTCCCCGTCTTGAGTTCTTCGCAGACGAAAATACTTCTCCATGAGAAGGGGAAGGGATTACTCAAGGAGCcccacccgatgaggagcccgcgaGAGCTCGCGGACCGCTCGAAATACTGCCGTTTCCATCGGCAGCATGGGCACGACACTGAGCAGTGCCGTGAGCTAAaaaggcagatcgaggagctcatctgCCGAGGGCATCTCAGCCACTACCTTCCACCGATCAAGGAGCCGTCACCTCACCCGGAAGGCCCCGTCGAACGACACATCGACGTGATAGCCGGGGGTCCCGCAGCAGGGGGGCTCCGCGTCGGGCAGAAAGGCGTATGCCCGGGCCGCTCCCGACGAAGCCTCGGGACACGAGCCCGAGCCCGAGATTACCTTCCCGACCGGGGCTGCCGAGCGACCTGACCACGACGACGCCCTGGTAATATCGGCCAGG encodes:
- the LOC135629763 gene encoding protein CURLY FLAG LEAF 1-like, translating into MATEVSSLARMLTGYGEEGEGQREQELVTRDLLGGAAEVDLDLQVPAGWERHLDLSTGKTYIQKRESEPAPRLLHDLNLPPPSPSVGQKLEYQSVCTLEKVKSALERESRLLPRPDASPSPPPSSSSASSSASFLSRRWTVEQAQDGVASTGPATMMAMAVAVCPACLLYVLVSEVDPRCPRCAAHVRVNVPHKKPWIDLNFSLHADNCDLY